The following proteins come from a genomic window of Trifolium pratense cultivar HEN17-A07 linkage group LG4, ARS_RC_1.1, whole genome shotgun sequence:
- the LOC123924687 gene encoding 20 kDa chaperonin, chloroplastic-like encodes MASSQLTASSISTRNVFASFEGLRPVQFHCPRHVTIGNPARRSFKGLVVKASTAVAPKYTTIKPLGDRVLLKIKEAEEKTQGGILLPSNAQTKPQGGEVVAVGEGKTLGKNQVENSVKPGAQVVYSKYAGTEVDFNGEKHLILKDDDIVGILETDDIKDLKPLNDRVLIQIEKAEEKTAGGLFLTQATKDKPSFGTVVAVGPGFVDEEGNRKPLPVTSGNTVLYSKYAGNDFKGKDGYEYITLRSSDIIAILS; translated from the exons ATGGCTTCTTCTCAGTTAACAGCATCATCAATTTCTACGAGGAACGTTTTTGCATCCTTTGAAGGACTTCGACCTGTTCAATTTCATTGTCCCAGACATGTTACAATTGGTAATCCTGCACGTAGGTCGTTTAAGGGTCTTGTTGTCAAAGCCTCTACTGCTGTTGCTCCAAAG TACACCACAATCAAGCCTCTGGGAGACAGGGTACTTCTAAAAATTAAGGAAGCAGAAGAGAAAACACAAGGTGGGATTTTGCTTCCATCAAATGCTCAAACAAAGCCTCAAGGGGGTGAGGTAGTTGCTGTTGGAGAAGGAAAGACACTTGGGAAGAACCAAGTTGAAAATAGTGTGAAG CCGGGTGCACAAGTTGTGTATTCAAAGTATGCAGGTACTGAGGTTGATTTCAATGGTGAAAAGCATCTTATTTTGAAGGATGATGACATTGTTGGTATCCTTGAAACCGATGACATCAAGGATCTTAAACCCTTGAATGATAGAGTTTTGATACAG ATTGAAAAAGCTGAAGAAAAAACTGCCGGCGGTTTGTTTCTTACCCAGGCAACCAAGGATAAACCTTCCTTTGGAACA GTTGTAGCAGTTGGTCCCGGCTTTGTGGATGAGGAAGGCAATAGAAAACCTTTGCCTGTTACTTCCGGGAACACAGTTTTGTACTCAAAATACGCCGGTAATGACTTCAAGGGCAAAGATGGTTACGAGTACATTACCTTGAGGAGTTCCGATATCATTGCTATACTCTCCTAG
- the LOC123924688 gene encoding auxin response factor 19-like isoform X1: MKAPSNGYLPNSGEGERKAINSELWHACAGPLVSIPPVGSLVVYFPQGHSEQVAASMQKEADFIPSYPNLPSKLICMLHNVALHADPETDEVYAQMTLQPVNKYDKEAMLASDMGLKQNQQPTEFFCKTLTASDTSTHGGFSVPRRAAEKIFPPLDFSMQPPAQEIVAKDLHDTTWTFRHIYRGQPKRHLLTTGWSVFVSTKRLFAGDSVLFIRDEKQQLLLGIKRSSRQQPALSSSVISSDSMHIGILAAAAHAASNNSPFTVFYNPRTSPCEFVIPLAKYNKALYTHVSLGMRFRMMFETEDSGVRRYMGTITGISDLDPARWKNSQWRNLQVGWDESTAGERPSRVSIWDIEPVVTPFYICPPPFFRPKFPKQPGMPEDESEIENAFKRAMPWLGDELGMKDASSSIFPGLSLVQWMSMQQNNNQFSAPQSGLLPPSMLSSNTMHATLNTDDPSKILNFQSPAGLSAPSLQFNKPNLPNQVNQLQQSPNAWSQQQQQQQKMLSMLQTPLNQLQQQQQQQQRQHQLAGPQNLPQTQQQQPQLTQPNAHQPQQQQHQQLQQQQHQQPNQNTTMNNGTVGSNQMPNQCVQQPVTYSPLQQQLLSGNVQTQQNFQSVGKNGLIMTSLPQDSQFQQQIDQQQQAGLLQRQQQQQQQTQLQQSSLQLLQQSMLQRAPQQSQMTQISPKNTSDQQQQMQLLQKLQQQQQPLSTSSPLSQSQLLQQQNQQPQQPMSQHHQHQQPQQLGNNAFSMEKLLNNNYSSSAVMHPQQLPVNNHHNTQKSPTNTRAPSAFTDGDAPSCSTSPSTNNCQTSPPNLLKRNQPEPFGGPLIVETNTNMMQELQSKSDMQNKHELQGVKGPDKQKYKGAINDQMEASSGTSYGIDPGNIHQNFPLSNFYMDSDVHSQQPRSNLPFASNLDGLTPDPLLSRGYDSQKDLQNLLSNYGGAPRDIETELSTADISSQSFGVPNMSFKPGCSSDIAIPDTGVMNNGLWSNQAQRMRTYTKVQKCGSVGRCIDVTRYKGYEELRNDLARMFGIEGQLEDPLRTDWKLVYVDHENDILLVGDDPWEEFVNCVQSIKILSSAEVQQMSLEGDLGYVPITNQACSGSESGNAWRAQQYDDNSAASFNR; the protein is encoded by the exons ATGAAGGCTCCTTCTAATGGTTATTTGCCTAATTCTGGTGAAG GTGAAAGGAAAGCCATCAATTCAGAGTTATGGCATGCTTGTGCCGGGCCCTTGGTTTCTATACCTCCCGTTGGAAGTCTTGTTGTTTACTTTCCTCAAGGACATAGTGAGCAA GTTGCAGCATCCATGCAAAAGGAGGCAGATTTCATACCAAGTTACCCTAACCTTCCATCCAAGTTGATTTGCATGCTTCACAATGTTGCGCTACAT GCTGACCCTGAAACTGATGAGGTATATGCACAGATGACCCTTCAACCTGTAAATAAA TATGACAAGGAAGCAATGCTTGCTTCAGACATGGGACTAAAACAAAACCAGCAACCAACTGAATTCTTTTGCAAAACACTAACAGCTAGTGACACTAGCACTCACGGTGGATTTTCAGTACCTCGTAGAGCTGCCGAGAAAATATTCCCACCTCTG GACTTTTCAATGCAACCACCAGCTCAAGAAATAGTTGCCAAAGATTTGCATGACACTACATGGACGTTTAGACATATTTATCGCG GACAACCAAAGAGGCATCTATTGACTACTGGTTGGAGTGTCTTTGTTAGTACGAAAAGGCTCTTTGCCGGAGATTCTGTTCTTTTTATCAG agaTGAAAAGCAGCAACTTCTTTTAGGTATAAAGAGATCCAGTAGACAGCAACCAGCGCTATCTTCATCGGTAATATCAAGTGATAGCATGCATATTGGCATTCTTGCCGCTGCGGCTCATGCTGCTTCGAATAATAGCCCATTTACTGTATTTTATAATCCCAG GACTAGCCCCTGTGAATTTGTGATTCCATTGGCCAAGTATAATAAAGCACTGTACACTCATGTTTCTCTTGGAATGAGATTCAGAATGATGTTTGAGACCGAGGATTCAGGAGTACGCAGATATATGGGCACAATCACTGGGATCAGTGACTTGGATCCTGCCAGATGGAAAAATTCACAATGGCGTAATCTTCAG gttGGATGGGATGAATCTACAGCTGGTGAGCGCCCAAGCAGAGTTTCAATTTGGGATATTGAACCTGTTGTGACCCCTTTCTACATTTGCCCCCCTCCATTTTTTAGGCCAAAGTTCCCCAAGCAACCAGGAATGCCAG AAGACGAGTCTGAAATAGAAAATGCTTTCAAGAGAGCTATGCCGTGGCTTGGAGATGAACTCGGCATGAAAGATGCCTCAAGTTCAATCTTCCCTGGTTTGAGTTTAGTCCAATGGATGAGCATGCAGCAGAATAATAATCAGTTTTCTGCTCCTCAATCAGGACTTTTACCTCCATCCATGCTTTCATCAAACACAATGCATGCTACCCTTAACACCGATGATCCATCCAAGATATTGAACTTTCAATCCCCTGCTGGACTCTCTGCTCCAAGTCTTCAATTTAACAAACCTAATTTACCAAACCAAGTCAATCAATTGCAACAGTCGCCGAATGCGTGGTCTCAACAGCAACAACAGCAGCAGAAGATGCTGTCGATGTTGCAAACACCGTTAAACCAGctgcagcaacaacaacagcagcagcagAGGCAACATCAACTGGCTGGACCACAAAACCTGCCGCAGACTCAGCAACAACAGCCCCAACTGACTCAACCGAACGCACATCAGCCTCAACAACAGCAACACCAACAACTACAACAACAGCAACACCAACAGCCGAATCAAAACACCACTATGAATAATGGAACAGTTGGTTCTAACCAGATGCCGAATCAGTGTGTACAGCAACCTGTAACGTACTCTCCCCTTCAGCAACAGTTGCTCTCAGGAAATGTCCAAACCCAACAAAATTTCCAGTCAGTTGGCAAGAACGGGTTGATAATGACATCCTTACCGCAGGACTCGCAATTTCAGCAACAGATAGACCAACAACAACAAGCTGGTCTCTTACAGcggcagcagcagcagcaacaacaaacACAGTTGCAACAATCTTCATTACAGTTATTGCAACAAAGCATGTTACAAAGAGCGCCACAGCAATCACAAATGACTCAGATTTCGCCGAAAAACACCTCAGACCAACAACAACAGATGCAGTTGCTACAGAAGTTGCAGCAACAACAGCAACCACTTTCCACATCTTCCCCACTTTCGCAGTCTCAGCTTCTGCAGCAACAAAACCAGCAACCGCAGCAGCCTATGTCACAGCATCATCAGCATCAACAGCCGCAACAGCTCGGTAACAATGCATTCTCAATGGAGAAGCTTCTCAACAACAATTACTCTTCTTCAGCTGTCATGCATCCGCAGCAGCTTCCTGTGAACAATCACCATAATACACAAAAATCACCGACAAATACTAGAGCTCCTTCCGCTTTTACAGATGGAGATGCCCCATCATGCTCAACTTCGCCATCTACTAATAACTGTCAGACATCGCCTCCAAACCTCCTGAAAAGAAATCAACCAGAGCCATTTGGAGGGCCTTTGATAGTTGAAACCAATACTAATATGATGCAGGAGCTTCAAAGTAAGTCTGACATGCAGAACAAACACGAATTACAAGGTGTAAAAGGACCTGACAAGCAAAAGTACAAAGGGGCTATCAATGATCAGATGGAGGCTTCTTCCGGAACATCTTACGGTATTGATCCTGGCAACATCCACCAAAACTTTCCACTTTCCAACTTCTACATGGATAGTGATGTCCACTCGCAACAACCAAGAAGTAACTTACCATTTGCCTCTAACCTTGATGGATTAACACCTGATCCTTTGCTCTCACGAGGGTATGATTCtcaaaaagatcttcaaaaCTTGTTGTCTAATTATGGTGGTGCTCCAAGAGATATTGAAACTGAGCTGTCCACTGCTGATATTAGTTCACAGTCGTTTGGTGTGCCGAACATGTCTTTTAAGCCAGGATGCTCAAGTGATATTGCTATCCCTGATACTGGCGTTATGAATAATGGCTTGTGGTCTAATCAGGCTCAGCGAATGCGAACATATACTAAG GTTCAAAAATGTGGCTCGGTCGGAAGATGTATTGATGTCACCCGTTACAAAGGATATGAAGAACTCCGGAATGATTTGGCTCGTATGTTTGGGATTGAAGGGCAGCTAGAAGATCCTCTAAGGACTGACTGGAAACTAGTATATGTGGATCACGAAAACGACATTCTTCTCGTCGGCGATGACCCTTGGGA AGAATTTGTAAACTGTGTTCAAAGCATAAAGATACTATCATCTGCTGAAGTACAACAAATGAGCCTAGAAGGCGACTTAGGTTATGTTCCAATCACCAATCAAGCTTGTAGTGGTTCAGAAAGTGGTAATGCATGGAGGGCACAACAGTATGATGATAACTCTGCAGCCTCGTTTAATCGATAA
- the LOC123924688 gene encoding auxin response factor 19-like isoform X2 encodes MQKEADFIPSYPNLPSKLICMLHNVALHADPETDEVYAQMTLQPVNKYDKEAMLASDMGLKQNQQPTEFFCKTLTASDTSTHGGFSVPRRAAEKIFPPLDFSMQPPAQEIVAKDLHDTTWTFRHIYRGQPKRHLLTTGWSVFVSTKRLFAGDSVLFIRDEKQQLLLGIKRSSRQQPALSSSVISSDSMHIGILAAAAHAASNNSPFTVFYNPRTSPCEFVIPLAKYNKALYTHVSLGMRFRMMFETEDSGVRRYMGTITGISDLDPARWKNSQWRNLQVGWDESTAGERPSRVSIWDIEPVVTPFYICPPPFFRPKFPKQPGMPEDESEIENAFKRAMPWLGDELGMKDASSSIFPGLSLVQWMSMQQNNNQFSAPQSGLLPPSMLSSNTMHATLNTDDPSKILNFQSPAGLSAPSLQFNKPNLPNQVNQLQQSPNAWSQQQQQQQKMLSMLQTPLNQLQQQQQQQQRQHQLAGPQNLPQTQQQQPQLTQPNAHQPQQQQHQQLQQQQHQQPNQNTTMNNGTVGSNQMPNQCVQQPVTYSPLQQQLLSGNVQTQQNFQSVGKNGLIMTSLPQDSQFQQQIDQQQQAGLLQRQQQQQQQTQLQQSSLQLLQQSMLQRAPQQSQMTQISPKNTSDQQQQMQLLQKLQQQQQPLSTSSPLSQSQLLQQQNQQPQQPMSQHHQHQQPQQLGNNAFSMEKLLNNNYSSSAVMHPQQLPVNNHHNTQKSPTNTRAPSAFTDGDAPSCSTSPSTNNCQTSPPNLLKRNQPEPFGGPLIVETNTNMMQELQSKSDMQNKHELQGVKGPDKQKYKGAINDQMEASSGTSYGIDPGNIHQNFPLSNFYMDSDVHSQQPRSNLPFASNLDGLTPDPLLSRGYDSQKDLQNLLSNYGGAPRDIETELSTADISSQSFGVPNMSFKPGCSSDIAIPDTGVMNNGLWSNQAQRMRTYTKVQKCGSVGRCIDVTRYKGYEELRNDLARMFGIEGQLEDPLRTDWKLVYVDHENDILLVGDDPWEEFVNCVQSIKILSSAEVQQMSLEGDLGYVPITNQACSGSESGNAWRAQQYDDNSAASFNR; translated from the exons ATGCAAAAGGAGGCAGATTTCATACCAAGTTACCCTAACCTTCCATCCAAGTTGATTTGCATGCTTCACAATGTTGCGCTACAT GCTGACCCTGAAACTGATGAGGTATATGCACAGATGACCCTTCAACCTGTAAATAAA TATGACAAGGAAGCAATGCTTGCTTCAGACATGGGACTAAAACAAAACCAGCAACCAACTGAATTCTTTTGCAAAACACTAACAGCTAGTGACACTAGCACTCACGGTGGATTTTCAGTACCTCGTAGAGCTGCCGAGAAAATATTCCCACCTCTG GACTTTTCAATGCAACCACCAGCTCAAGAAATAGTTGCCAAAGATTTGCATGACACTACATGGACGTTTAGACATATTTATCGCG GACAACCAAAGAGGCATCTATTGACTACTGGTTGGAGTGTCTTTGTTAGTACGAAAAGGCTCTTTGCCGGAGATTCTGTTCTTTTTATCAG agaTGAAAAGCAGCAACTTCTTTTAGGTATAAAGAGATCCAGTAGACAGCAACCAGCGCTATCTTCATCGGTAATATCAAGTGATAGCATGCATATTGGCATTCTTGCCGCTGCGGCTCATGCTGCTTCGAATAATAGCCCATTTACTGTATTTTATAATCCCAG GACTAGCCCCTGTGAATTTGTGATTCCATTGGCCAAGTATAATAAAGCACTGTACACTCATGTTTCTCTTGGAATGAGATTCAGAATGATGTTTGAGACCGAGGATTCAGGAGTACGCAGATATATGGGCACAATCACTGGGATCAGTGACTTGGATCCTGCCAGATGGAAAAATTCACAATGGCGTAATCTTCAG gttGGATGGGATGAATCTACAGCTGGTGAGCGCCCAAGCAGAGTTTCAATTTGGGATATTGAACCTGTTGTGACCCCTTTCTACATTTGCCCCCCTCCATTTTTTAGGCCAAAGTTCCCCAAGCAACCAGGAATGCCAG AAGACGAGTCTGAAATAGAAAATGCTTTCAAGAGAGCTATGCCGTGGCTTGGAGATGAACTCGGCATGAAAGATGCCTCAAGTTCAATCTTCCCTGGTTTGAGTTTAGTCCAATGGATGAGCATGCAGCAGAATAATAATCAGTTTTCTGCTCCTCAATCAGGACTTTTACCTCCATCCATGCTTTCATCAAACACAATGCATGCTACCCTTAACACCGATGATCCATCCAAGATATTGAACTTTCAATCCCCTGCTGGACTCTCTGCTCCAAGTCTTCAATTTAACAAACCTAATTTACCAAACCAAGTCAATCAATTGCAACAGTCGCCGAATGCGTGGTCTCAACAGCAACAACAGCAGCAGAAGATGCTGTCGATGTTGCAAACACCGTTAAACCAGctgcagcaacaacaacagcagcagcagAGGCAACATCAACTGGCTGGACCACAAAACCTGCCGCAGACTCAGCAACAACAGCCCCAACTGACTCAACCGAACGCACATCAGCCTCAACAACAGCAACACCAACAACTACAACAACAGCAACACCAACAGCCGAATCAAAACACCACTATGAATAATGGAACAGTTGGTTCTAACCAGATGCCGAATCAGTGTGTACAGCAACCTGTAACGTACTCTCCCCTTCAGCAACAGTTGCTCTCAGGAAATGTCCAAACCCAACAAAATTTCCAGTCAGTTGGCAAGAACGGGTTGATAATGACATCCTTACCGCAGGACTCGCAATTTCAGCAACAGATAGACCAACAACAACAAGCTGGTCTCTTACAGcggcagcagcagcagcaacaacaaacACAGTTGCAACAATCTTCATTACAGTTATTGCAACAAAGCATGTTACAAAGAGCGCCACAGCAATCACAAATGACTCAGATTTCGCCGAAAAACACCTCAGACCAACAACAACAGATGCAGTTGCTACAGAAGTTGCAGCAACAACAGCAACCACTTTCCACATCTTCCCCACTTTCGCAGTCTCAGCTTCTGCAGCAACAAAACCAGCAACCGCAGCAGCCTATGTCACAGCATCATCAGCATCAACAGCCGCAACAGCTCGGTAACAATGCATTCTCAATGGAGAAGCTTCTCAACAACAATTACTCTTCTTCAGCTGTCATGCATCCGCAGCAGCTTCCTGTGAACAATCACCATAATACACAAAAATCACCGACAAATACTAGAGCTCCTTCCGCTTTTACAGATGGAGATGCCCCATCATGCTCAACTTCGCCATCTACTAATAACTGTCAGACATCGCCTCCAAACCTCCTGAAAAGAAATCAACCAGAGCCATTTGGAGGGCCTTTGATAGTTGAAACCAATACTAATATGATGCAGGAGCTTCAAAGTAAGTCTGACATGCAGAACAAACACGAATTACAAGGTGTAAAAGGACCTGACAAGCAAAAGTACAAAGGGGCTATCAATGATCAGATGGAGGCTTCTTCCGGAACATCTTACGGTATTGATCCTGGCAACATCCACCAAAACTTTCCACTTTCCAACTTCTACATGGATAGTGATGTCCACTCGCAACAACCAAGAAGTAACTTACCATTTGCCTCTAACCTTGATGGATTAACACCTGATCCTTTGCTCTCACGAGGGTATGATTCtcaaaaagatcttcaaaaCTTGTTGTCTAATTATGGTGGTGCTCCAAGAGATATTGAAACTGAGCTGTCCACTGCTGATATTAGTTCACAGTCGTTTGGTGTGCCGAACATGTCTTTTAAGCCAGGATGCTCAAGTGATATTGCTATCCCTGATACTGGCGTTATGAATAATGGCTTGTGGTCTAATCAGGCTCAGCGAATGCGAACATATACTAAG GTTCAAAAATGTGGCTCGGTCGGAAGATGTATTGATGTCACCCGTTACAAAGGATATGAAGAACTCCGGAATGATTTGGCTCGTATGTTTGGGATTGAAGGGCAGCTAGAAGATCCTCTAAGGACTGACTGGAAACTAGTATATGTGGATCACGAAAACGACATTCTTCTCGTCGGCGATGACCCTTGGGA AGAATTTGTAAACTGTGTTCAAAGCATAAAGATACTATCATCTGCTGAAGTACAACAAATGAGCCTAGAAGGCGACTTAGGTTATGTTCCAATCACCAATCAAGCTTGTAGTGGTTCAGAAAGTGGTAATGCATGGAGGGCACAACAGTATGATGATAACTCTGCAGCCTCGTTTAATCGATAA
- the LOC123924688 gene encoding auxin response factor 19-like isoform X3 — protein sequence MLASDMGLKQNQQPTEFFCKTLTASDTSTHGGFSVPRRAAEKIFPPLDFSMQPPAQEIVAKDLHDTTWTFRHIYRGQPKRHLLTTGWSVFVSTKRLFAGDSVLFIRDEKQQLLLGIKRSSRQQPALSSSVISSDSMHIGILAAAAHAASNNSPFTVFYNPRTSPCEFVIPLAKYNKALYTHVSLGMRFRMMFETEDSGVRRYMGTITGISDLDPARWKNSQWRNLQVGWDESTAGERPSRVSIWDIEPVVTPFYICPPPFFRPKFPKQPGMPEDESEIENAFKRAMPWLGDELGMKDASSSIFPGLSLVQWMSMQQNNNQFSAPQSGLLPPSMLSSNTMHATLNTDDPSKILNFQSPAGLSAPSLQFNKPNLPNQVNQLQQSPNAWSQQQQQQQKMLSMLQTPLNQLQQQQQQQQRQHQLAGPQNLPQTQQQQPQLTQPNAHQPQQQQHQQLQQQQHQQPNQNTTMNNGTVGSNQMPNQCVQQPVTYSPLQQQLLSGNVQTQQNFQSVGKNGLIMTSLPQDSQFQQQIDQQQQAGLLQRQQQQQQQTQLQQSSLQLLQQSMLQRAPQQSQMTQISPKNTSDQQQQMQLLQKLQQQQQPLSTSSPLSQSQLLQQQNQQPQQPMSQHHQHQQPQQLGNNAFSMEKLLNNNYSSSAVMHPQQLPVNNHHNTQKSPTNTRAPSAFTDGDAPSCSTSPSTNNCQTSPPNLLKRNQPEPFGGPLIVETNTNMMQELQSKSDMQNKHELQGVKGPDKQKYKGAINDQMEASSGTSYGIDPGNIHQNFPLSNFYMDSDVHSQQPRSNLPFASNLDGLTPDPLLSRGYDSQKDLQNLLSNYGGAPRDIETELSTADISSQSFGVPNMSFKPGCSSDIAIPDTGVMNNGLWSNQAQRMRTYTKVQKCGSVGRCIDVTRYKGYEELRNDLARMFGIEGQLEDPLRTDWKLVYVDHENDILLVGDDPWEEFVNCVQSIKILSSAEVQQMSLEGDLGYVPITNQACSGSESGNAWRAQQYDDNSAASFNR from the exons ATGCTTGCTTCAGACATGGGACTAAAACAAAACCAGCAACCAACTGAATTCTTTTGCAAAACACTAACAGCTAGTGACACTAGCACTCACGGTGGATTTTCAGTACCTCGTAGAGCTGCCGAGAAAATATTCCCACCTCTG GACTTTTCAATGCAACCACCAGCTCAAGAAATAGTTGCCAAAGATTTGCATGACACTACATGGACGTTTAGACATATTTATCGCG GACAACCAAAGAGGCATCTATTGACTACTGGTTGGAGTGTCTTTGTTAGTACGAAAAGGCTCTTTGCCGGAGATTCTGTTCTTTTTATCAG agaTGAAAAGCAGCAACTTCTTTTAGGTATAAAGAGATCCAGTAGACAGCAACCAGCGCTATCTTCATCGGTAATATCAAGTGATAGCATGCATATTGGCATTCTTGCCGCTGCGGCTCATGCTGCTTCGAATAATAGCCCATTTACTGTATTTTATAATCCCAG GACTAGCCCCTGTGAATTTGTGATTCCATTGGCCAAGTATAATAAAGCACTGTACACTCATGTTTCTCTTGGAATGAGATTCAGAATGATGTTTGAGACCGAGGATTCAGGAGTACGCAGATATATGGGCACAATCACTGGGATCAGTGACTTGGATCCTGCCAGATGGAAAAATTCACAATGGCGTAATCTTCAG gttGGATGGGATGAATCTACAGCTGGTGAGCGCCCAAGCAGAGTTTCAATTTGGGATATTGAACCTGTTGTGACCCCTTTCTACATTTGCCCCCCTCCATTTTTTAGGCCAAAGTTCCCCAAGCAACCAGGAATGCCAG AAGACGAGTCTGAAATAGAAAATGCTTTCAAGAGAGCTATGCCGTGGCTTGGAGATGAACTCGGCATGAAAGATGCCTCAAGTTCAATCTTCCCTGGTTTGAGTTTAGTCCAATGGATGAGCATGCAGCAGAATAATAATCAGTTTTCTGCTCCTCAATCAGGACTTTTACCTCCATCCATGCTTTCATCAAACACAATGCATGCTACCCTTAACACCGATGATCCATCCAAGATATTGAACTTTCAATCCCCTGCTGGACTCTCTGCTCCAAGTCTTCAATTTAACAAACCTAATTTACCAAACCAAGTCAATCAATTGCAACAGTCGCCGAATGCGTGGTCTCAACAGCAACAACAGCAGCAGAAGATGCTGTCGATGTTGCAAACACCGTTAAACCAGctgcagcaacaacaacagcagcagcagAGGCAACATCAACTGGCTGGACCACAAAACCTGCCGCAGACTCAGCAACAACAGCCCCAACTGACTCAACCGAACGCACATCAGCCTCAACAACAGCAACACCAACAACTACAACAACAGCAACACCAACAGCCGAATCAAAACACCACTATGAATAATGGAACAGTTGGTTCTAACCAGATGCCGAATCAGTGTGTACAGCAACCTGTAACGTACTCTCCCCTTCAGCAACAGTTGCTCTCAGGAAATGTCCAAACCCAACAAAATTTCCAGTCAGTTGGCAAGAACGGGTTGATAATGACATCCTTACCGCAGGACTCGCAATTTCAGCAACAGATAGACCAACAACAACAAGCTGGTCTCTTACAGcggcagcagcagcagcaacaacaaacACAGTTGCAACAATCTTCATTACAGTTATTGCAACAAAGCATGTTACAAAGAGCGCCACAGCAATCACAAATGACTCAGATTTCGCCGAAAAACACCTCAGACCAACAACAACAGATGCAGTTGCTACAGAAGTTGCAGCAACAACAGCAACCACTTTCCACATCTTCCCCACTTTCGCAGTCTCAGCTTCTGCAGCAACAAAACCAGCAACCGCAGCAGCCTATGTCACAGCATCATCAGCATCAACAGCCGCAACAGCTCGGTAACAATGCATTCTCAATGGAGAAGCTTCTCAACAACAATTACTCTTCTTCAGCTGTCATGCATCCGCAGCAGCTTCCTGTGAACAATCACCATAATACACAAAAATCACCGACAAATACTAGAGCTCCTTCCGCTTTTACAGATGGAGATGCCCCATCATGCTCAACTTCGCCATCTACTAATAACTGTCAGACATCGCCTCCAAACCTCCTGAAAAGAAATCAACCAGAGCCATTTGGAGGGCCTTTGATAGTTGAAACCAATACTAATATGATGCAGGAGCTTCAAAGTAAGTCTGACATGCAGAACAAACACGAATTACAAGGTGTAAAAGGACCTGACAAGCAAAAGTACAAAGGGGCTATCAATGATCAGATGGAGGCTTCTTCCGGAACATCTTACGGTATTGATCCTGGCAACATCCACCAAAACTTTCCACTTTCCAACTTCTACATGGATAGTGATGTCCACTCGCAACAACCAAGAAGTAACTTACCATTTGCCTCTAACCTTGATGGATTAACACCTGATCCTTTGCTCTCACGAGGGTATGATTCtcaaaaagatcttcaaaaCTTGTTGTCTAATTATGGTGGTGCTCCAAGAGATATTGAAACTGAGCTGTCCACTGCTGATATTAGTTCACAGTCGTTTGGTGTGCCGAACATGTCTTTTAAGCCAGGATGCTCAAGTGATATTGCTATCCCTGATACTGGCGTTATGAATAATGGCTTGTGGTCTAATCAGGCTCAGCGAATGCGAACATATACTAAG GTTCAAAAATGTGGCTCGGTCGGAAGATGTATTGATGTCACCCGTTACAAAGGATATGAAGAACTCCGGAATGATTTGGCTCGTATGTTTGGGATTGAAGGGCAGCTAGAAGATCCTCTAAGGACTGACTGGAAACTAGTATATGTGGATCACGAAAACGACATTCTTCTCGTCGGCGATGACCCTTGGGA AGAATTTGTAAACTGTGTTCAAAGCATAAAGATACTATCATCTGCTGAAGTACAACAAATGAGCCTAGAAGGCGACTTAGGTTATGTTCCAATCACCAATCAAGCTTGTAGTGGTTCAGAAAGTGGTAATGCATGGAGGGCACAACAGTATGATGATAACTCTGCAGCCTCGTTTAATCGATAA